TAGAAAATTacgttatattttaatattaatttcgagttttaatttgattaaaataatcgTTATTAATGGAAAtgcatttaaatatataatatctccgtattaaaagaaatattaaaatttaaattcatttttattgcATTAATTTCCATATAAAAGTAATTATATGAATGAACTAAGTTAACTTTTgatactaaaatttaatattttatggaATATTATTACATGTTTAATTCGTATATTTACTTAGAgtttacatatataaaataaaattcggggtaaactattaaaatagtcacttttgtttgtctcatgttatattttagtcatttacgttatcgtgttgtaacattttagtcactgaactGTTAATTATCGTTAAGTAATAGTAAAGtgacgtgacacgttaaatcatcatttcaaacaaaaaatgtaAGTTAAATTACACAATCGGTCcctatattttttgttttgagtaatttaattcttttcttttatgttattttaactttttttttaatttctattatcttctgcttctccctttatttttctcccttctccatgccttttaacataattttctttatatatttttttacttgttaaaactagtccctatacttttttttgTACCTGAACTTGATACTTTTTAGTacaatttggtacttgaacttgacactttttcctaatttggtacctaaacttgacattttttttatttgatacttCATCTTTTTTTATACAACTTGGTACATAAACATGActgtttttattaatttgatacctaattttttttattaattttgagacTTGAACTTGGAAGTTAAGTACTTTGAAATGAAAGCAAATCAATGTTCGCATggcatttataaataaaatagtacTGACATGGTTTTTAGGTGgagtttctaaaataaaaaataaaaaactaaaaaaagtaacaatattcttcatcttcttcttacaCCTTCCACCATTCAATCGAAACAACATCCAAAGATACTCCATCTTCTTCGTCACTAATCCTTAATGCATTAGGTTTTGAAATCGGAaccttaaaattataataaagcttTTCATTGAAATTTCGAACTTATGTTCCAAAAACCTATACCAACGTTCATCTTCTTACACCTTCCGCCAATACAATGTCTCTCGTCTATACCAATGAACTTTCACAAATTTCGATTAAGGTAAAGGGCCTATAAATTGGGGATTTCGTCGATTAGAGGTTCTTAATGGAATTTGGGTTTCACAGTTAGGGATTTAGTGGGTCCTAAGGGGAATTGGAAATGAGTAAgggattttaataataaaaaaaccataaaaatcataTTACTGAATTCAAGGATTCTTGTAAGGTTTCAAATTTCATGGGAGATCAGTAGCAGATAAGGAGTAAAGACAACGTGATTTTTCTGAGttaatttgtataatatttaacaattttatgtactaaattaaatctaaaaaagaatatagacattaaaataagaaaaaagtttTTATGAACGCTTTAGGGTGTCCACAAGATATGTTTTCAGATACTACTATACAATTACAACTCGTTTTTGTTCAATGGATAGAAAACACCCATAGATTTGAGGTACCCAATGTGATCTTAAGCCCTTTCCAATTAATATATGAGTCAGCTTCCACatcatttaatttcaattttttaagtgCATGTATTTTAAACTTGGGAAATCTGTGTGATGGGCCCTTACTTGAATAGATTCGAAAACATTAGGCCCTTATTTGAGGGTTTTAAAATATTTGGCCTTTATTCAAACAACTTTGAAAAGGTTAGGTCCTATTTGAGCATTTAGCCCTAAAAATATGTATAGGATAGGAATTGAAACCATACAAATTGCATTAGTaaaacttattattttaattttttttactttaatattgtaAAAATTCCATGTGTTATTAtagttaattaatttcaaatcatagGTTATGTTATTTTTACACATATATCTGTATTTTATCACGTGTGataggatttttaatttttattataaaataattgataTTTAAGATTTCGATTTATCTATCCATATATTTTTACATAGATATGGTTAATGATACATAGTAacatattatttttcttaatctttttatttgatatatattaAACCTAGGAGAAAATATTTAAAGGTTCTCCACCTTGCCTATCATGCCACGTGGCGTCAATCCGGATACCAAAAGATAAGACGGAAGAAAAATTGAGGAGAAACGAATTAGcttcaaaaacccaaaaaaattgaCTTCAAAAAAAGGGATCCGATAATGTAATGAAATTTGTTGTCAGACTTCAATCTTcttatattgaaataataaagaaaagcAGCTTATATTGAAAAGATGAGGGTTAGCTTCCTTGCATTACAAGATGTACGGATCATTGAGAACAGAATTTAACACAActtgttataattttttaaaatatcaaataaataataaaaacatggtTGTGTTATGTTGGAAGAAGATGCAGAGGTGGAATAATGGTCCCATCACTCCGGAAGCCAAACAATATAATATTTCCAAATTGACATTTCTCATTTTCCACGTGGCACCGCGTATACTCTGATTTATTATCTTTCTCTCTCGCTCCCGACGGCGTTTACCAGTCTTTTCTATCTCCTCTTTCagctttttttctctttctccctCCCTTCCACACGCCTCTTTTCCGCTCCCATATTCTTCTCACCTGAATTTTCCCTGGAAAGTTGGCCAAGAGGATAAAAAGTTTCGTTTCCCTTCTGAATTGATATTTTTGGAAACCCTAGATTTACCTTGATTGTAGAGCTTTTTTTAGATGGATTTGGCTGCATATGCATTACCTACCTCGATTCTTTAGTCGTAGAAGCGCGATGTATTCGAAGAGGAGCCGGAGTAAGCCGAGACTCGAGCGCCGCAATGCAGCGAAGCACATCGACTACGATGCAGCGTCGTTTTCTTCGTCTCTCGATGATacctcttcatcttcttctctaaTCACGCGATCGCTCGATTTGTCCGATAAAACCAGCTTCCGTATCCAAGGAACAGAGGGAGAGTTCGACCTTATTTGTCGGACCTTGGGCCTTTCTGGTCCTGAAGATTTTTCCATTCCAGCCGCCGCTTGGGAGTCCCGTAAAATTCGATCCTCGTCGGATCTTCTGCCTCGGTCCAGATTGAACCGGCTGGATAGTCCTGAGGAAGAGACAGGCAAGATAATTTTAGAAGACGGCACCGAAGTAACAGTCTCTGAATTAACTGATAGGGTTTTGGCTTCTGCTTTGACCGAGGATGACTCGCCCGAGTTGAAGTTAAATGAGTGCTGCTGTGATGATAGAAACTTGGTTGATGTTGCTAATTCAACTGAATTGAAGTCAAAAGCATGCTGGGTTTCGAATGTTGTCGATGGAGGAGGGAATTATGGAATTAAAGGGATTAGGCCACCGGGTTTAAAGCCGCCGCCGGTGATGAAGCTACCGGTAGTGGATAGCGCTTGCTCAACTTGGGATCTGTTTAGGGATTTCGCCCCCGAAGATGATAAAGGGTGTACAGTTCAGGTTCACTTACATTCATCTTCCGATGAAGAAGAAGTTAAAGGAGAGAAGGACAGGGGTAATGAAGAAAATGCTAAGGAGGAGGATAATTCAATGAGAATCGGAGAGACTGCAGTGCTTTCTGAGTCGTGCTCGTTTATAACTTCAAATGATGACGATTCTTCGAGTTCTACCACAGAACCTATGTCAAACATTTCCCCTAACGGTAGGTTCAAAAGAACAATTACTTATTGGGAGAAAGGTGAGCTTCTGGGGCGTGGATCATTTGGATCAGTTTTCGAAGGGATTTCTGAGTAAGTGATGAAATTCTGTCCCAACTTTATTTCCAGCTTGATTAAATGCTTATAGCTAGTTCTTTTTAATCAAGATAATTTATCTATCTTTTGATATGCGCAAATTAGTTTGGGAACTGCCTTATGCCTAATTGTCATAATTTTGTCGCTTGGGGCGGCGCTCTTTTAGAGATTAGAAAGCATCTAGGGTCAAAAGCTGTTCTTGGTGTTAGTTAAGCATCCAGAGAAAGGCACTtttgtatttgtttttattttctttggtcATCCTAGTTTCCATCGCCCATTCCCTTAGTTCTTTGGGGAGCACTGTTTTACATGTTTCAGGGTTGCATCCTAAGATTGCTAGATAGTAGATATCATTGATGCCGTTAATACCAATAAATACCTAATATTTGGACATCTTGTGTTTTTTCTGCCTCAAACTTTAAGGGGTTGACGCATTTTAGCCTTAAGGTTCATTAGCCTTTAAGTGTTGCTTTGTTTGCTGCTTGAAGTTTTGCGTAGTTGATACACTCATGTAGCCATTTTTGTGGGCAAATTGTGGATGATTATGAACCCCTTCCTCTATGGTGAGTACAGGTAAAGTCCATTATTGACTTATGAAGGGTTCTGCTTGTCGATTCCAGTCTATGGCTTCCGATGATCCTATGTGGTTAGAAACTGGTTAACTGTAGATATCCTGTTCTATAGCTGATTTTAAGATGATGAATTTAGTTGTTTTCTCCAAGCTCCTAATCTACTCTTAACCTTCCCAATCATTATGTAATTAACTCATGTCAAAAGGACATTACGTGCCTAAGGCCTCTCGAACCCACAACCTCCAGGAGTCTGTCAGCAGCATGCATACCATCTGAGCTAGCACTTAGTTGGTATGAATTTAGTTGTTACCTATTGTTCAAGAGTTGAAAAATAAACCTAGGGAAGCACATTGCACTGCGATCTTTGAGATGTGAAGCTAATTGTTGGTATTTTGGAAACCTATGGAATGACATCATCTTGGAGTGACTGAATGAAGTACTGTTAGAAATACTTTCAAAATTGCAAGGAAAAGCCCATTTTATCTTATTAGCTATTAATTGGTTATCTACTTGTCCAATAGATTATGTATTGCTTTTATTTAGGAAAGAGATGTTTTTCTTTTACTCATGCTttactaaatatttatttattcatgtccTTGTAGCGATGGGTTCTTTTTTGCTGTGAAGGAAGTTTCATTGCTTGATCAAGGAAGTCAGGGGAAACAAAGTATTATCCAACTTGAACATGTAAGGCAGattttctcttctacttcttTAATTGTTCATTTTCATGAAATAACCATCTTCTACTTGTTTCTGTCtgatataatttctttatttccTTTCGTTTTCAGGAGATTGCTCTTTTAAGTCAGTTTGAACATGAAAACATAGTTCAGTATTATGGCACAGATAAGGTTCTATTTTTTGACACTCAGCTTAATAGGATAACCTCATAAATGTTCTTCTTCTtagttgtttaattttttttcttttaattttattgtcttTGCAGGATCAGTCAAAATTATACATCTTTCTTGAGCTTGTAACCAAAGGATCCCTTTTAAATCTATATCAGAGGTATCATCTCAGAGATTCTCAAGTCTCTGCATATACAAGACAGATTTTGCATGGATTGAAGTATCTTCATGACCAAAATGTGGTTCACAGGTAAGTAAAGGGACCTTATGTTGCTGCTTAATTATTTATGTACCACTTAAAACTTTTGTTTGTTTTCTCTAGCCAAATCTGAGTTTTTATTTGTATTTCTTTTAGGTGTATTTGCTAACAGCAAATTGCTTCatatgagaaataaaataaaaatttctttacTTTAACAGATAGAAGTTTTCAGTCCTTATCTCTATTGGGATCTGTTGTAATGAATAATAATCTGTATGCATATGTCATATTCCCTCTCGGAAGGCTTTTGAA
The genomic region above belongs to Gossypium hirsutum isolate 1008001.06 chromosome D05, Gossypium_hirsutum_v2.1, whole genome shotgun sequence and contains:
- the LOC107942035 gene encoding mitogen-activated protein kinase kinase kinase 1, producing the protein MHYLPRFFSRRSAMYSKRSRSKPRLERRNAAKHIDYDAASFSSSLDDTSSSSSLITRSLDLSDKTSFRIQGTEGEFDLICRTLGLSGPEDFSIPAAAWESRKIRSSSDLLPRSRLNRLDSPEEETGKIILEDGTEVTVSELTDRVLASALTEDDSPELKLNECCCDDRNLVDVANSTELKSKACWVSNVVDGGGNYGIKGIRPPGLKPPPVMKLPVVDSACSTWDLFRDFAPEDDKGCTVQVHLHSSSDEEEVKGEKDRGNEENAKEEDNSMRIGETAVLSESCSFITSNDDDSSSSTTEPMSNISPNGRFKRTITYWEKGELLGRGSFGSVFEGISDDGFFFAVKEVSLLDQGSQGKQSIIQLEHEIALLSQFEHENIVQYYGTDKDQSKLYIFLELVTKGSLLNLYQRYHLRDSQVSAYTRQILHGLKYLHDQNVVHRDIKCANILVDASGSVKLSDFGLAKATKFNDVKSCKGTAFWMAPEVVNRKGQGYGLPADIWSLGCTVLEMLTRQIPYYYLEHMQALFRIGRGEPPAVPDSLSKDARDFVLQCLQVNPDARPTAAKLLQHPFVKRSFPTHSGSASPHLGRRI